The following proteins are co-located in the Camelina sativa cultivar DH55 chromosome 12, Cs, whole genome shotgun sequence genome:
- the LOC104733566 gene encoding uncharacterized protein LOC104733566 gives MKTQIARLYLVHVGVLGLSRNSRIPLEYAKRALNEEAFESFQWGRVGFKSLVDSIKVLGLPNNAYTLHGCVHVLLIWAFESVKVLGASYGNVREGVDLPLLRWRGGRPRKDIEAFISGSKLLNNGELQVKHLVPKPLEFIYPDWPGQYCVYGVGEGLKKKLDNLLLDVINGEVDEREWDCVKKRKGEHTKKRERRQHVAGVSDDDFLETAPTSIRNVPNNAKEQKESVGDKCSAEKASGDKHSGVQGEDGSGRLFTMVETLGAKMDNIQISFSRAIAEVVFKLQGMESRMGNFESDVQLLKKVVINTTDGGAHTQGPLTLRNDEQKIEEV, from the exons ATGAAGACGCAGATAGCTCGGTTGTATCTTGTTCATGTTGGAGTGCTTGGTTTATCAAGGAACAGTCGGATTCCTCTGGAATACGCTAAAAGGGCGTTGAATGAAGAAGCATTTGAGAGTTTTCAATGGGGTAGGGTTGGATTCAAGAGTTTAGTTGATTCCATCAAAGTCCTTGGGTTACCTAACAATGCTTATACCCTCCATGGATGTGTCCATGTATTGCTGATATGGGCATTTGAGAGCGTGAAGGTGCTGGGGGCTAGCTACGGGAATGTAAGAGAAGGTGTAGATTTGCCTCTGTTAAGGTGGAGAGGAGGGAGGCCAAGGAAGGATATCGAAGCCTTCATATCCGGGAGCAAACTCCTTAATAATGGGGAG CTTCAGGTGAAGCATTTAGTACCTAAACCTTTGGAGTTTATATATCCAGATTGGCCAGGACAGTATTGTGTGTATGGTGTAGGagaaggtttgaagaagaaactggataaTCTGCTGTTAGACGTGATCAATGGCGAAGTGGATGAAAGAGAATgggattgtgtaaaaaaaaggaagggggaacatacgaagaagagggagaggaggcAACATGTTGCAGGGGTAAGTGACGATGATTTCCTTGAAACAGCCCCAACCAGCATCCGTAATGTCCCCAATAATGCGAAGGAGCAGAAAGAAAGTGTTGGGGACAAATGTTCAGCAGAGAAGGCGTCTGGAGATAAGCATTCAGGTGTGCAGGGTGAAGATGGTAGTGGAAGGTTATTTACTATGGTTGAAACACTAGGGGCGAAAATGGATAATATTCAGATATCGTTTTCTAGAGCAATAGCGGAAGTTGTGTTCAAACTTCAAGGTATGGAGAGTAGGATGGGTAACTTTGAGAGTGACGTTCAACTATTGAAGAAAGTTGTTATCAACACAACGGATGGAGGAGCGCATACGCAAGGACCTCTTACATTAAGAAATGACGAACAAAAAATAGAGGAGGTATGA